A window from Mycolicibacterium tokaiense encodes these proteins:
- the rarD gene encoding EamA family transporter RarD, whose amino-acid sequence MPRSAPSAGLLYGLGAYGAWGLFPAFFPLLQPAGAFEILAQRIAWTCVFMVIVLAVVRRLGDLRRISGRTWLQLLLASVLISVNWLTYIYAVNNGHVVDAALGYFINPLVSVAVGVLLFKERLNRAQICALVIAVAAVLTLGVQFGAPPWIALALAFSFGLYGAVKKVVPTDPRVSVGVEAAIAAPVALVYLGVIEATGAGHFANSGSTHIVLTIASGVLTAVPLLLFGAAAQRLPLVTLGLLMYITPVMQMTWGILVGHEPMPPLRWVGFALIWLALAVFSTDAILRARRARTSATGRGTQLV is encoded by the coding sequence GTGCCTCGATCTGCCCCGTCCGCGGGACTGCTCTACGGGCTGGGCGCCTACGGCGCCTGGGGGTTGTTCCCGGCCTTCTTCCCGCTGCTGCAGCCCGCCGGGGCGTTCGAGATCCTGGCCCAACGCATCGCGTGGACGTGTGTGTTCATGGTCATCGTGCTGGCCGTGGTGCGCCGCCTCGGCGACCTGCGCCGGATCTCCGGCCGGACCTGGCTGCAGCTGCTGCTGGCCTCGGTGCTGATCTCGGTGAACTGGCTGACCTACATCTACGCCGTCAACAACGGCCATGTGGTCGACGCCGCGTTGGGCTATTTCATCAACCCCCTGGTCAGCGTGGCCGTCGGGGTGCTGCTGTTCAAGGAGCGACTGAACCGGGCGCAGATCTGCGCCCTGGTGATCGCCGTGGCGGCGGTGCTGACGCTGGGGGTGCAGTTCGGCGCGCCGCCGTGGATCGCGCTGGCCCTGGCGTTCTCGTTCGGGCTCTACGGCGCGGTGAAGAAGGTGGTGCCGACGGACCCGCGGGTCAGCGTCGGGGTGGAGGCGGCCATCGCCGCGCCGGTGGCCCTGGTCTACCTGGGGGTCATCGAGGCCACCGGCGCCGGCCACTTCGCCAACTCGGGCTCCACCCACATCGTGTTGACCATCGCCTCCGGGGTGCTGACTGCGGTGCCGCTGCTGCTCTTCGGCGCCGCGGCGCAGCGACTGCCGCTGGTCACCCTCGGCCTGCTGATGTACATCACCCCGGTCATGCAGATGACATGGGGCATCCTGGTGGGTCATGAACCGATGCCGCCGTTGCGCTGGGTGGGCTTCGCGCTGATCTGGCTGGCGCTGGCGGTGTTCAGCACCGATGCGATCCTGCGGGCGAGGCGGGCCCGGACGTCGGCGACCGGACGTGGTACACAACTCGTGTGA